CACCATACCGTCACAGAACAATCATGGAAAACCTGCAGTCTAGGATTAGGAAGAAAAACACGAAGGGCTGTGGAATGTTTCATCCACAGCCCTTCGTGTGAAGACGAGTCTTTTCAATGTCACTTAGTTTTGTAAGTCGATATGTCCACGCCGGTTTTGTTGATAACAGAACTCATTGTGCTCAGAACAAAACGGCCGTTCCTTTCCGTACGAGACTACTTTCAACTGAGAGGAATTGACACCCAAGTCAACCAGGTATTCTTTAGCGGCCTCCGCGCGTTTCTTCCCTAACACCATGTTGTAATCTTGCGTGCCGCGTTGGTCGCAATGTCCTTCAATCGTGACCTGGTGGCCAGGATGGTTCTTCAGCCATTCCGCGTCAGCTTGAAGAGACTTCGCCCCTTCATGGGAAATCTTCCAACTATCGAATGCAAAATACACATCCTCGACGTTTCCACCCCAGGAACTCTCGTAACTTCCATACTGACCATTCATAGAAGAAGCACTATGGGATTCACGGGACTGATTCCCTGACCCATATTCTGAAGCATAGGGGTTGGATCGGGCGACAAAGACATCTTGATCGACATGTTCAGACATCAACCCTCCCTGAGGCGAACCGTCTTCTGAAGGTCCCTCAGCAACATTCCCTCG
The genomic region above belongs to Nitrospirales bacterium and contains:
- the pal gene encoding peptidoglycan-associated lipoprotein Pal, producing MNTRSHSRLWMSAIALLLVVGQGCSSHSVGYTVDSERGPDGTMSDGTAMMEESGDTMPSNGDYQTGRSFYESGESYDPGAIGYSPAYNHNGQIPDGKEIKNGAYSYQGYDPQYDQEYDPGYDRGYQPGPGADYKHNYSGVPGYDSNNGPVSGFGSGFAEGVNPTPEAWAEAFLRGNVAEGPSEDGSPQGGLMSEHVDQDVFVARSNPYASEYGSGNQSRESHSASSMNGQYGSYESSWGGNVEDVYFAFDSWKISHEGAKSLQADAEWLKNHPGHQVTIEGHCDQRGTQDYNMVLGKKRAEAAKEYLVDLGVNSSQLKVVSYGKERPFCSEHNEFCYQQNRRGHIDLQN